Part of the Deltaproteobacteria bacterium genome, AGCGGGCGGGAAGGAATAGTACTTGTCGTACATGACGACCCGCCCGCTTTGCTCTGACACAGCAGTTCGCGTTTTCAGACCCTCTAAAGACGGGCCTTGATGTAGTTGTGGATCGTTTCCGCTACCGAGCGATCCCACAGGCCGACCCTGCCCACCCTTACGGCGATCGTGACCCTTTTGGGGGCCATGTTCTGAACCCTTACTGAAACCTGGGTGTTGTCGGCCTGCTTGGCGTCTATGCGGCAGGTGATGCCGTCGTCGGTCTTGTCCAGAATCCTGATTTTGAGGTCTTTCAGAACGTCTTCGGTGGACGAGATGGCCTTGGCGTAGGGGGATTGATACTCGCGCTGGAGTTCGCCCTCGACCCACGCGAAAGCGCCCACAACGGCGCTTGTGGCGAACAGGGCGCAGCCGGAAAGGATGGAGACCAGAAGGACGGCCAGGGCGAGCTTGGTTAGTGTCTTCATGTTGAAAACCTCCGGGAAAGGATGTGTTTTGGGCGTTGGTTCCGGCTTCGTAATTCCATGGTCATAAAAGGGCCTTGACCGCCGCCAGCGCCTTTTCGTAGTCGGGCTCCTGGGAGGTTTCGGGCACGATTTCCACGTATCTGAGAATTCCGGCCCTGTCAGCCACGAAGACCGAGCGGGCCAGGAGGCGGAGCTCCTTTATCAGCACCCCGTATTTGAGTCCGAAGTCGGCGTCCCTGTGGTCGGAAAGGGTGGTGAGGGCGGTGATTCCCTCGGCGGCGCAAAAGCGTTTCTGGGCAAAGGGAAGGTCCATGCTGACGGTTACGAGGGCCACGTCAGGCCCAAGGGAGGCGGCCTCCCGGTTGAAGCGCTTGGTCTCCACCTC contains:
- a CDS encoding DUF3568 family protein; translated protein: MKTLTKLALAVLLVSILSGCALFATSAVVGAFAWVEGELQREYQSPYAKAISSTEDVLKDLKIRILDKTDDGITCRIDAKQADNTQVSVRVQNMAPKRVTIAVRVGRVGLWDRSVAETIHNYIKARL
- the tpx gene encoding thiol peroxidase; protein product: MERTGIVTIHKNPLTLVGPALSPGDRAPDFTALANDMSPKSLADFSGKVLVLAAVPSLDTPVCEVETKRFNREAASLGPDVALVTVSMDLPFAQKRFCAAEGITALTTLSDHRDADFGLKYGVLIKELRLLARSVFVADRAGILRYVEIVPETSQEPDYEKALAAVKALL